In a single window of the Pseudanabaena sp. BC1403 genome:
- a CDS encoding serine/threonine-protein kinase, translated as MNEKSTSQFSKYRILGLVGRGQFGKVLCARMRDTGKLVALKELEHKRFPTSKLLRELRFLLTLQHENIVTCTALMHHQNYRYLVMDYCEGGTLRDLMNHSKTLSVQQCLDLINEILLGLEHAHGENIIHCDIKPENVLLKITSKGWQAKISDFGIARLSQEIGTDSNNTGSPGYMAPERFYGQFSAGSDIYAVGIILYELLVGKRPFSGMPNELMNAHLNQRISIPDRLPQSLAKIITKSLEKLPKRRYTSAQEMRQDLEAIRSEDFSQIQTGLDAESCTIALFSQKSQHFAQKKTDSKIIGLVGAEKSRFYSTSSFLLHWHSLSLDQSEQIAKSEYDIEAIAFARKTLFAITNRVIYQFGQGKPKSLHHSAQPFKWAISPHGDWFAISTGKQLEIRNLVYNRAMRLEFATRDLSCIIAFDQHHLLAIANKPETNESRAIVISRRCNVMYRLALPIEIASGIATFTHNRVLLLEAGNHKNIFLLDLTPYRLIRIPLEYAALIMVATPWGYAITANYNDNQTILMLLDLRGNNINNLIIDGEVTAIAPVDINLLAIATSEISGYKLYVINLKKLEVDLVF; from the coding sequence ATGAATGAAAAATCCACTTCACAGTTCTCTAAATATCGGATCTTGGGTTTAGTTGGCAGGGGGCAATTTGGCAAGGTTTTGTGTGCACGGATGCGAGATACAGGTAAATTGGTCGCGCTTAAGGAACTAGAGCACAAGCGATTTCCCACTAGTAAGCTCTTACGCGAACTACGGTTTCTGTTGACTTTACAGCATGAAAATATTGTTACTTGTACTGCACTTATGCATCATCAAAATTATCGCTATTTGGTGATGGACTACTGCGAGGGCGGGACATTAAGGGATCTAATGAACCATAGCAAGACATTATCAGTGCAGCAATGTTTAGATTTAATTAATGAGATTCTGCTGGGCTTAGAACATGCCCACGGGGAAAATATTATTCATTGCGATATCAAGCCTGAAAATGTATTGCTAAAAATTACATCTAAGGGATGGCAAGCAAAAATTTCCGATTTTGGTATTGCTCGGCTCAGTCAAGAAATAGGAACTGATAGCAACAATACTGGTTCACCAGGATATATGGCTCCTGAACGGTTTTATGGTCAGTTTTCAGCAGGTTCAGATATTTATGCAGTTGGGATTATTTTGTATGAGCTTTTAGTTGGTAAGCGTCCTTTTTCGGGAATGCCCAATGAGCTAATGAATGCTCATTTAAATCAACGAATCAGTATTCCTGATCGATTACCCCAATCGCTTGCCAAGATTATTACGAAATCCCTCGAAAAACTACCAAAGCGCCGATACACTTCAGCTCAAGAGATGCGGCAGGATTTAGAGGCAATTCGTTCTGAAGATTTTAGCCAGATTCAAACGGGGCTTGATGCCGAGAGTTGTACGATAGCTTTGTTTTCTCAAAAGTCTCAACATTTCGCTCAGAAAAAAACAGATTCAAAAATTATTGGGCTAGTTGGCGCAGAAAAATCTCGTTTTTATAGCACTTCTAGTTTTCTTTTGCATTGGCATAGTTTGAGCCTTGATCAATCTGAACAAATCGCTAAATCCGAATATGACATTGAGGCGATCGCATTTGCTCGTAAGACTTTATTTGCAATCACCAATCGAGTAATCTATCAGTTTGGTCAGGGCAAGCCCAAATCTTTGCATCACTCAGCGCAACCTTTTAAATGGGCAATTTCTCCTCATGGCGACTGGTTTGCCATATCTACGGGTAAGCAATTAGAAATCCGAAATTTAGTCTATAACCGAGCTATGCGCTTGGAGTTTGCCACTAGAGACTTAAGTTGCATTATTGCCTTCGATCAACATCATTTGTTAGCGATCGCCAATAAGCCAGAGACTAATGAAAGTCGGGCGATCGTCATTTCTCGCCGCTGTAATGTCATGTATCGATTGGCTTTGCCCATAGAGATCGCTTCTGGAATTGCGACATTTACACACAATCGCGTACTACTGCTAGAAGCGGGTAATCATAAAAATATCTTTTTGCTCGATCTCACCCCTTATCGGCTTATACGGATTCCCCTAGAGTACGCAGCCTTAATCATGGTAGCAACGCCTTGGGGATATGCGATTACGGCTAATTACAATGATAATCAGACTATTTTGATGTTGTTGGATTTGCGCGGTAATAATATTAACAACTTGATTATTGATGGCGAAGTAACGGCGATCGCGCCAGTTGACATTAATTTATTAGCGATCGCCACTTCAGAAATATCTGGTTATAAGCTTTATGTGATCAATCTTAAAAAGCTAGAAGTTGATCTTGTCTTTTAA
- the petC gene encoding cytochrome b6-f complex iron-sulfur subunit has protein sequence MSQASTSADVPSMGRRQFMNLILGGAAAVTTLGAAVPFLAYFVPPSRGGTGGGVAAKDALGNDVVASAFLASHQAGDRVLAQGLKGDPTYIVVTDNKEIASYGLNAVCTHLGCVVPWNVAENKFMCPCHGSQYNAEGKVVRGPAPLSLALAHATVSDDVVQFSTWTETDFRTNEAPWWS, from the coding sequence ATGAGTCAAGCTTCTACATCCGCCGATGTCCCTAGCATGGGTCGTCGCCAGTTTATGAACTTAATTTTGGGGGGCGCTGCGGCAGTAACCACCCTTGGTGCGGCTGTTCCTTTCCTCGCCTATTTTGTACCACCTTCTCGTGGCGGTACTGGCGGGGGTGTTGCAGCTAAAGATGCACTTGGTAATGATGTGGTTGCTTCGGCTTTCTTAGCTAGTCATCAAGCAGGCGATCGCGTACTTGCCCAAGGACTCAAAGGCGACCCCACTTATATTGTCGTTACCGACAACAAAGAAATTGCTTCTTATGGACTAAATGCAGTTTGTACTCACCTTGGTTGCGTTGTACCTTGGAACGTTGCCGAAAACAAATTTATGTGTCCTTGCCATGGATCTCAGTACAACGCTGAAGGTAAAGTTGTACGTGGTCCTGCGCCACTATCTCTCGCTCTTGCCCATGCCACAGTCTCCGATGATGTTGTGCAATTTAGCACTTGGACAGAAACTGACTTCCGCACCAACGAAGCGCCTTGGTGGTCTTAA
- a CDS encoding Rne/Rng family ribonuclease, producing MPKQIIIAEQYRIAAVFSEDQIEEIVVAAGTHQVGDVYLGVVENVLTSIDAAFVNIGDGDRNGFIHITDLGPLKMRRSSGSISDLVVPQQRVLVQVMKEPTGNKGPRLTGNISLPGRYVVLLPFGRGVNLSRRIRSEAERNRLRALAILVKPAGMGILVRTEADGMPEEQIIEDLDNLQRQWEGIQQDVATTRQPTLLDRERDFVQRVLRDLYSTEVNRIVTDTSDGLRRIKQHLLGWGDGKIPSGLMLDHHRERTPILEYFRVNAGIREALKPRVDLPSGGYIIIEPTEALTVIDVNSGSFTKSQTSRETVLWTNCEAAVEIARQVRLRNIAGVIVVDFIDMDTRRDQLQLLEHFNKSLKSDKSRPQIAQLTELGLVELTRKRQGQSIYELFGRPCSTCGGLGHLMHLPGEAAGQPVDATSRTWESKQSNQLDFTSEYEDGDSDLGGGLEPNLVNHPSYQERGNLRRRGKRAMLNKDSRESREPEKVAPVVDVRSRFEPRIEPLIEPRFEPRVEREIVVDRSVPAKLSLPNIASNIPATKAIAEPSEELVEVTDAAPVVIAENLPERPNKREIRTKVIEPPELIVVEMTEEEQDVYSLIGVSPLVLLDREVKDPRNVIVTVALPGQAPKIANNMGNLRSSAESNNESSSESGFDSTAETNNSADREDDFEERFVESEITELPSEVLNSSPVSSPVKTNGTSNGVILRVNRAQSLDSADTDENSDLRGEPSEASKEFVPIQSPEASRRKRSSASQI from the coding sequence ATGCCAAAGCAAATAATTATTGCCGAGCAGTATCGAATTGCTGCTGTATTTAGCGAAGATCAAATTGAAGAAATTGTTGTTGCCGCAGGAACTCACCAAGTTGGGGATGTTTACTTGGGCGTTGTCGAAAATGTTTTAACTAGTATTGATGCGGCGTTTGTAAATATTGGTGACGGCGATCGCAATGGGTTTATTCACATAACTGACCTTGGGCCTTTGAAAATGCGACGATCGTCTGGTTCGATCAGCGATCTAGTCGTACCGCAACAGCGTGTGCTTGTGCAGGTAATGAAAGAGCCAACGGGTAACAAAGGTCCCCGCTTAACTGGAAATATCTCCTTACCAGGTCGCTATGTGGTGCTATTGCCCTTTGGGCGTGGCGTAAACCTATCCCGCCGCATTCGCAGTGAGGCGGAGCGTAATCGTCTGCGCGCCCTTGCCATTTTGGTTAAACCAGCGGGTATGGGTATTTTGGTACGCACTGAGGCAGACGGAATGCCTGAGGAGCAGATTATTGAAGATCTCGATAATTTGCAACGCCAGTGGGAAGGCATTCAGCAAGATGTCGCCACTACGCGCCAGCCGACTTTGCTCGATCGCGAACGAGATTTTGTCCAACGGGTTTTACGAGACCTGTATAGCACTGAAGTTAATCGGATCGTTACCGATACTAGTGATGGTCTACGCCGCATTAAACAACATTTGCTGGGCTGGGGTGATGGCAAAATTCCTAGCGGTTTGATGTTGGATCATCATCGTGAACGTACACCAATTTTAGAATACTTTCGGGTTAATGCTGGCATTCGTGAGGCACTCAAGCCTAGAGTTGATCTGCCCAGTGGTGGCTACATTATTATTGAGCCAACTGAAGCCTTAACCGTAATTGATGTTAACTCTGGCTCATTTACCAAATCCCAAACCTCCCGCGAAACGGTGCTGTGGACAAACTGTGAAGCTGCTGTAGAGATTGCTCGTCAAGTGCGCCTACGAAATATTGCTGGCGTAATTGTGGTGGACTTCATTGATATGGACACTCGCCGCGATCAATTACAGCTCCTTGAACATTTTAATAAATCTTTGAAATCGGACAAATCTCGTCCTCAAATTGCTCAGCTTACGGAGTTGGGGCTAGTGGAGCTGACACGTAAGCGTCAAGGTCAAAGCATCTATGAATTGTTTGGTCGTCCTTGCTCTACCTGTGGTGGCTTAGGACATTTAATGCATTTACCTGGGGAAGCAGCAGGACAACCTGTTGATGCGACATCACGGACTTGGGAATCGAAGCAATCTAATCAGCTTGATTTTACCTCTGAGTATGAAGATGGAGATTCTGATTTGGGTGGTGGGCTGGAACCTAATTTAGTAAACCATCCGAGCTATCAAGAGCGTGGGAATTTGCGTAGACGCGGTAAGCGGGCGATGCTTAACAAGGATTCACGCGAGTCTCGTGAGCCAGAAAAAGTTGCTCCTGTTGTAGATGTGCGATCGCGCTTTGAGCCGCGCATTGAACCATTAATTGAGCCACGTTTTGAGCCCCGCGTTGAACGTGAAATTGTCGTTGATCGATCTGTTCCAGCGAAATTGTCTTTGCCCAATATTGCTAGCAACATTCCTGCAACTAAAGCGATCGCAGAACCAAGCGAAGAATTGGTTGAAGTAACTGATGCTGCACCTGTAGTTATTGCTGAAAATTTACCTGAGCGTCCTAATAAGCGCGAAATTCGCACCAAAGTCATTGAGCCACCAGAGTTAATTGTGGTGGAGATGACCGAAGAAGAGCAAGATGTCTATTCCCTAATTGGCGTTTCTCCCTTGGTATTGCTTGATCGCGAAGTTAAAGATCCGCGCAATGTAATTGTGACAGTTGCTTTGCCAGGTCAAGCTCCTAAGATTGCTAATAATATGGGCAACCTACGATCTAGTGCAGAATCAAATAATGAATCAAGCTCAGAATCAGGATTTGATTCAACCGCTGAAACAAATAATTCGGCAGATCGAGAAGATGACTTTGAGGAAAGATTTGTAGAATCAGAAATTACCGAGTTACCATCTGAAGTGTTAAACAGCAGTCCAGTCAGCAGCCCTGTAAAGACTAATGGCACTTCTAACGGAGTAATTTTGAGGGTGAATAGGGCGCAATCCCTTGATTCAGCAGATACAGATGAAAATTCTGATCTAAGAGGTGAGCCGTCAGAAGCCTCCAAGGAATTTGTGCCAATTCAATCTCCTGAAGCTTCACGACGTAAGCGATCCTCCGCTTCACAAATCTAA